Genomic DNA from Penaeus chinensis breed Huanghai No. 1 chromosome 21, ASM1920278v2, whole genome shotgun sequence:
TGGCAACAGTAATTGCATTTGAATCATCTATAATGTACAAACTGGTTTTGTAGTGAAAGGAAACACGTTTACAccagtttatataatatattttatatattttatataatgttcaatccccctctctcttctcagcgAATTCTCCTCTTCGCCAGGGTAGATGCTACAGGATGTTGAAGATACTTACACTGTCGTTCATTTCAAACATAGCTCATTGGAGGGACTTTGTCACGATGTGGATCACAGTGTTTCCCTTCATGGCAGAGAGATCCAATTCCCAGTCATTTGTCAGCGTAGAAACGTCCACGGAATACCTGGTCTCAAAACCAAGCGCAGTGAAGATCCGACTTGATAACTTGTTGCTGACTGTTACAAGCACTAGCTGGCACCCCGAGGCTTTTCCCTGATCGATGCTCATCTGGGAGAAGAAATTTTACTTAACATGTctttgcaaaataaataaatttatacattcatatacacacagtgcctttcctttctttttctccgccGCACACATTATCTTTAATcaggatacatacatgcataatttatcGTTCTGTCTCCTCTACCAAGCTTTTATGCATATGCTTTACACATAGAAAAGTATCAAAGGGACATATCTCTAGAGAGTCATTTGACTTCCTTTAATCGTGAGTTTCATAACTAGCAATATTCCATCTTTGAGAAGTTACCCTACCAGTCCCATGTAATTTACATTACTGCGTCACACAAATTAATTTCATAAACTGGCATCGGACTCGCCACTGGGAATTCTAATGACTGTGCATTCATAGTCAACTTTTTAAGTAACCATTAAGTATCCAGGTCTAAACACTTTAAAATTTATCCTGAAAAGGGTGGTCCGCCTCAATATGAACCCAAACAACCACTGAGTCGGCGATACCCACCTGGACCTTCCTTCCTGTCCCGAAAACTGAAAACAGAAATATACGTATAGAATATTAATACCAACCGGAACCAATTTCTTTCCAATACCGCAGCCACCATAATTTTCTCGAACACACAGCACGAACATGTAGAGTATCTTTTCTACATTAGACTCTTCAAATATATTCACCTTGGACCTTATTTCGTCACATAATCCACACACTTTGATCTGGAAAAAGACAAGGTGAAATGATCAGTTCCACAACTCGTACAAGTTAGAATGCATTTTGTATTCCTGCCCTCGTAACTAGTCTGTTATTTTggtctattcttttatttttcttcttagcaCAATTCTGATTTCCCATtgcactaagattttttttttttcaaaatcatctGTTAATTGCTACttccactacttctactactactactaataataataataataacaatgataagggtaatagtactaataaaagtgatgataatgagaatgatgtaaataattataatgttcatactaccagtaataataataatgataatgataacaataataataacaacaataataattataatgataatactactattacactaataataatagtaataatgataacaatccagACACTATTCAGACGAGATGACTTTAGCACGAGGATGAACGATATTGTTATAACAGTTGAAAAGGTCACTTCATATTCATCGCTCACTTCATATTCAGTTTTCCTTTCATCCAAAGGCTTCGCAGAAACAGCTTCCGCCTTAGTTTTCATGTAGCTCAGGCCAACACCGGCCAAAGCGCCTGTGCGGACGTCCCTGGCACCGAAGGATACTCCAGAGGCGAGGCACTCCTGCAGTCTCTTGCTCGTCATCCCGCTGCGGGCTGAGGCGGTCACACGGAAGCCCATGCACTGAAATCCAACAGCCAATTTGTGTCGACCTTTCGTACTCTTTTttgagtagatagatatatagatagatagttaggtagagagatagatagacagttagacggatatagacagatagatatatagacagataggtagatatatagaaaggtggatacatagatacataaatagataaatagatagacatataaagattCATTACAAGGTGTGCAGAACTCACGAGAGGCTCTCTGGGGAAGTAGTCCTCCTCGATCAACTTGGCCACTTCGTCGAAGTTCTCAGGCTTCAAGAGAAAGTATTCGATATCTTTGGCGTCCACCATATCGATCAGCTCAGTCACGTAAAGCAATCTGCaaaatggggattttttttatgaaatgcaaaatgagaagacgaaagggaaggtTGGTGtcggaaaggaagataaaactgATAGAGGCCTCGACCAATTTTATAAAGATGTTATGGTATGCTAAAAGGTCGAAATAATGCTAAAGACAGTGAATCCGGAAATATGTGTACCATTAGTTTCAAATTAGTTTCCCAATTTCCCCGTCCCCGTCTGCAGAAACGtgcaaaaaagaggaaggaagtaatTTCAATGAACGATCAAGCATGCATCAGTTCAAAGTAAAAGCTAAAGAGATATAGAACTAGCTTTTACATAATTTCAGATTTCTGTTCAGGCAACTTTAACATTAACAGAAGGCTGGTTTATCtggcattttcttttctctctttatttatttttatttttttacattaaaaCTAAAGAAGCTATTAAATGCATTCAGCATGACTtatgaatggta
This window encodes:
- the LOC125036660 gene encoding uncharacterized protein LOC125036660, with protein sequence MVDAKDIEYFLLKPENFDEVAKLIEEDYFPREPLCMGFRVTASARSGMTSKRLQECLASGVSFGARDVRTGALAGVGLSYMKTKAEAVSAKPLDERKTEYEIKVCGLCDEIRSKVNIFEESNVEKILYMFVLCVRENYGGCGIGKKLVPMSIDQGKASGCQLVLVTVSNKLSSRIFTALGFETRYSVDVSTLTNDWELDLSAMKGNTVIHIVTKSLQ